The sequence GCCTTCAGGACATGCTCAGCCTTACTTTACGAGGATGATGCCACCTAAGATGCTACTCTAGCCGTATCTGTTGAGTTTAGAATCAGGATACTGTTCGATCATCAATATTTTGGAAACAGTACATTAATTAAGTTTATTGTTCATTCATTTTACCTTCTCCTACATTTCTAATTTACAGAGAATTTTCACAGTATGAACAACAATGACAGCAAAATCCGAGACATTATTTTATTCGGATTTTCCGATCTAGAACATTTCCAAGTATTGCTATTTACAATATTtcttttcatgtatttatttatagttattgGTAATGTGCTGATATTAGTCCTGATTGTGCTGGAACCCAATCTCCAGTTACCTATGTATTTCTTTATTGGGACTTTATCCTGTATTGAAATCTGTTATACAGCTGTCACTATGCCTAAAATGTTGGCTGATCTATTGGCGGAGGAGAAGAAGACATCTTTCAGTGGTTGTCTCTTAcaagcttattttttacatgtactGGGTGTCGCTGAATGTTACATGCTCACAATAATGGCCTATGACCGCTATCTGGCCATCTGCAAGCCATTACGTTATTCCACCATTATGACAACTGGGTTGTGTATAAAATTAGTCATTGCATGTCTTGTGTGGTCTTTACATTGTCCAATTTTCGAAATGATTTTAATTTCTCGTCTTCCTTTCTGTGGTCCAAATCAAATAAAGATGTTTTTCTGTGAttttcctcctctcatagattTAGCATGTTCAGATACCACAATCCTTAAAAAGGCAGAGTCTACCATGAGCTCAATGATCATGGTGAATTTTTTGTGTATTATTCTTTCTTATATTAAGATTATACATGATGTTCAGAAAATTAAGTCTGAGTTTGGACGTCAGAAAGCTTTCTCTACATGTGGAGCTCATCTCATTGTTGTTGTCctattttttgtcagtattgGTTTAATGTACATACGTATAGGTAAGTTCTACTCTCTAGACTACAACCGGTCTGTGGGTGTCACATTTGCTGTCTTCATACCTTTAGCTAACCCTGTGATATATGGCTTAAGAAACCAGGAAATTAAaacatctttaaaaaaatttgtgaattttgtgAATGTTAAGCCTCTACTAACATTTGGCTGAAGAAGGTgggattgtattgtattgtattgcactgtttaataaatgtattttatactaaTGTATTCAGAGCACATGGTAGCAGGAGGGATTTTCTATTGGCTGATTTGAACCAGGATCCCCTGAAGAGGGTGAGGGGAAAGGGACAAAAGATGTGGCACGCTACGTGCGCTACAGAAAATTTCTTTCCCTTAGTCACGCCTTTCCTCTTACCCCACCCCCATGCTGTATAATATCCCCCTATGgaccctccatcacctcctcaccATGTGTTCCCTCCAGTTCCCTATCACAATTAGccctccttctccccctcacattgtattcccctgagattgtggCCTCTGGTGGATGCTGACAGAGTTGGGACATACCTCCACCGGTCGGGACACTGGAACAGAGCCCAACTGGTACTGTCCCACTGAATCTGGGATGTTTGGGGGGCCCTAACTGCTACCAGGTTCTGCACAATCCACTGTACTGCTGCTGTTGGATTTCTGTACCAAAATAAAGAACTTTGAGTTTGACCCAACAGGTCTCCACATATGTCCAAGGACTAGTCACATTAACCATGACAGACCTCCTCTGTACCATCAGCTTTTAT comes from Engystomops pustulosus chromosome 6, aEngPut4.maternal, whole genome shotgun sequence and encodes:
- the LOC140065904 gene encoding olfactory receptor 6N1-like, which gives rise to MNNNDSKIRDIILFGFSDLEHFQVLLFTIFLFMYLFIVIGNVLILVLIVLEPNLQLPMYFFIGTLSCIEICYTAVTMPKMLADLLAEEKKTSFSGCLLQAYFLHVLGVAECYMLTIMAYDRYLAICKPLRYSTIMTTGLCIKLVIACLVWSLHCPIFEMILISRLPFCGPNQIKMFFCDFPPLIDLACSDTTILKKAESTMSSMIMVNFLCIILSYIKIIHDVQKIKSEFGRQKAFSTCGAHLIVVVLFFVSIGLMYIRIGKFYSLDYNRSVGVTFAVFIPLANPVIYGLRNQEIKTSLKKFVNFVNVKPLLTFG